The following proteins are encoded in a genomic region of Amycolatopsis sulphurea:
- a CDS encoding SDR family NAD(P)-dependent oxidoreductase, translating into MTGSRLAGKVCIVTGAGSGIGAATATVFAQHGARGVVCADLSAEAARATADAIIAAGGNASPFAMDVSDEKAAEALIEHTRAVYGRVDVLHNNAAMAIPGSVHETSLEDWNRVLAVTITGAFLVSRAALRVMLEQRSGAIVNTCSNHATVASPRLASYHASKGAIRALTRQMALDYAPDIRVNCVSPGLVDTPAARGVRGGTDAGWARKQESNRYFKRAAQPQEIAYGALFLASDEASFLTGHDLVMSGGQGEVAF; encoded by the coding sequence GTGACAGGTTCGCGACTCGCCGGCAAGGTCTGCATCGTCACCGGCGCCGGCAGCGGTATCGGCGCGGCAACGGCAACAGTGTTCGCGCAGCACGGTGCGCGGGGGGTTGTCTGCGCCGATCTTTCCGCTGAAGCCGCGCGAGCGACGGCCGACGCGATCATCGCGGCCGGCGGCAATGCCTCGCCGTTCGCCATGGACGTGTCCGACGAAAAGGCTGCCGAGGCACTCATCGAGCACACGAGAGCGGTGTATGGGCGAGTTGATGTGCTGCACAACAACGCGGCGATGGCCATTCCGGGGTCGGTGCACGAAACGAGCCTCGAAGACTGGAACCGTGTGCTGGCGGTCACCATCACCGGCGCATTCCTGGTTTCCCGTGCCGCGCTGCGGGTCATGCTCGAACAGCGCTCCGGGGCCATCGTCAACACTTGTTCCAACCACGCCACCGTGGCCTCACCCCGGCTCGCTTCCTATCACGCGTCAAAAGGCGCGATCCGCGCGCTGACGCGACAGATGGCACTCGACTACGCCCCGGACATCCGGGTCAACTGCGTCTCGCCAGGGCTGGTCGACACGCCGGCCGCACGCGGGGTCAGGGGTGGGACTGACGCGGGGTGGGCCCGAAAGCAGGAGTCGAACCGCTACTTCAAGCGCGCGGCCCAACCTCAGGAAATCGCGTACGGGGCGCTGTTCCTGGCCTCGGACGAGGCCAGCTTCTTGACCGGACACGACCTGGTCATGAGCGGCGGCCAGGGGGAGGTGGCGTTCTGA
- a CDS encoding mycofactocin-coupled SDR family oxidoreductase yields MPRFDGRVVFITGGARGQGREHAVRFAQAGADVVLVDVPEQVESVPYPLGTSGDLHETVSLVEKQGRRALAIEADVRRSDQMRAAVEQAVDEFGAVDIAVANAGIVTYRHLSDMDDQMWRDTIDVNLTGVANTVRAVLGHMLERRYGRIVVTSSQAGRRGVPNLAHYSASKWGLIGLVKSIALEVAPAGGITCNAVLPGAVDTPMMHHDEVYAVFAPDVPAPTLSDLEERLGRLNPMPITWIESSDISHAVLHLASEEARYVSGTTIDVAAAFNANNS; encoded by the coding sequence ATGCCAAGGTTTGACGGAAGAGTCGTGTTCATCACCGGTGGCGCCCGGGGGCAGGGCCGCGAGCATGCCGTGCGTTTCGCCCAAGCAGGTGCGGACGTCGTGCTCGTCGACGTACCGGAGCAGGTCGAGTCGGTGCCCTACCCGCTCGGCACGTCCGGTGATTTGCACGAAACCGTTTCCCTGGTTGAGAAACAGGGCAGGCGTGCGCTCGCGATCGAGGCAGACGTGCGACGGTCGGACCAGATGAGGGCCGCGGTCGAGCAGGCGGTCGACGAGTTCGGCGCGGTGGACATCGCGGTGGCCAACGCCGGTATCGTGACCTACCGTCATCTGTCCGATATGGACGATCAGATGTGGCGGGACACCATCGATGTCAACCTGACCGGGGTGGCCAATACGGTGCGCGCGGTCCTGGGCCACATGCTCGAACGGCGATACGGGCGGATCGTGGTGACCTCATCGCAGGCCGGCCGGCGCGGGGTCCCGAACCTGGCACATTACTCGGCGTCGAAGTGGGGTCTGATCGGGCTGGTGAAGAGCATCGCGCTGGAGGTCGCGCCCGCTGGGGGAATTACCTGCAACGCCGTGCTGCCCGGAGCCGTCGACACGCCGATGATGCACCACGACGAGGTGTACGCCGTTTTCGCGCCCGATGTCCCCGCACCCACGCTGTCCGACCTGGAGGAACGGCTGGGGCGGCTCAATCCGATGCCGATCACCTGGATTGAATCGAGCGACATCTCCCATGCCGTGCTGCATCTCGCCAGCGAGGAAGCCCGGTACGTCTCGGGCACGACGATCGATGTCGCGGCGGCGTTCAATGCGAACAACTCATGA
- a CDS encoding fumarylacetoacetate hydrolase family protein, protein MILATLKGGGIDGTLVVVSRDRRRLAVPSRGPRTMQQAMDEWSSWERSLEDQFGQLDDETYGFPVDQAIFDAPLPRAFHWAEGSCYLQHMERIRGGRGEALPAEHRDRPIVYQSGSARNMAPCSDIALPDPAWELDIEATVVVITGPIPGGASEEETAGQIRLVGMTNDLTYRKLLVDERRQGTGVYASKPGRAYAPFVVSPSSLGTAWSGSNLRAVLRCEVSGETLGVPRADRDIAFEFPRILAELAKTRSLVPGSLVGTGTVSNADPAAGYACIAEKRAVEIANDGAATTPFLGAGDTIGIEALGDDGTSLFGRIAQTVVAA, encoded by the coding sequence GTGATCCTGGCGACGCTGAAAGGCGGCGGGATCGACGGGACCCTGGTCGTGGTGAGCCGCGATCGTCGCCGCCTGGCGGTCCCCTCGCGCGGACCGCGCACGATGCAGCAGGCGATGGATGAATGGTCCTCGTGGGAACGCAGCCTCGAGGATCAGTTCGGACAGCTTGACGACGAGACGTACGGCTTCCCAGTGGATCAGGCCATTTTCGACGCACCGCTCCCGCGCGCGTTTCATTGGGCGGAGGGCAGCTGCTACCTCCAGCACATGGAACGCATCCGGGGCGGCCGTGGCGAGGCGCTGCCGGCCGAGCACCGCGACCGGCCGATTGTCTACCAGAGCGGCAGCGCGCGGAACATGGCTCCGTGCAGCGACATCGCGCTGCCGGACCCGGCGTGGGAGCTCGACATCGAGGCGACGGTGGTGGTGATCACCGGTCCCATCCCCGGCGGCGCGAGCGAAGAGGAGACTGCCGGACAGATCCGCTTGGTAGGCATGACGAACGACCTGACCTACCGGAAGCTGCTGGTGGACGAACGGCGGCAGGGGACCGGGGTCTACGCGTCCAAGCCGGGCCGGGCCTACGCGCCGTTCGTGGTTTCCCCGTCGAGCCTCGGCACGGCGTGGAGCGGATCGAACCTGCGCGCCGTCCTGCGCTGCGAGGTGAGTGGGGAAACCCTCGGCGTCCCGCGAGCGGACCGGGACATTGCGTTCGAGTTCCCGCGGATCCTGGCAGAGCTGGCGAAAACCAGGTCATTGGTGCCGGGGTCGCTCGTCGGCACCGGCACGGTGTCCAACGCTGATCCGGCTGCCGGATACGCCTGCATCGCCGAAAAGCGCGCTGTGGAGATCGCGAACGATGGCGCGGCCACGACACCGTTCCTGGGGGCGGGCGACACCATCGGCATCGAGGCCCTCGGCGACGACGGGACGTCACTGTTCGGGCGCATCGCTCAGACCGTCGTCGCAGCCTGA
- a CDS encoding mycofactocin-coupled SDR family oxidoreductase, whose protein sequence is MSSLENKVALITGGARGQGRSHAVALARQGADVVLVDAPAPVASVSYGLGTESDLSDTVKLVEEQGRTALAVQGDVRKPADLRRAVTRAVEEFGHVDILLANAGITSYGKLSEMDDQQWQDMIDINLTGVANSIRAVLPHMLDRSYGRIVVTSSQAARRGMPNLAHYCAAKWGLIGLVKTVALEVAPSLGITCNAVLPGGVDTPMMRHDEVYQVFAPELAAPTVEDLEERLRRFNPMPTAWIEPSDISHGVLYLVSDEARYVSGATLDIAAAFNAS, encoded by the coding sequence ATGAGTAGCCTGGAGAACAAGGTCGCCCTCATCACCGGCGGCGCCCGTGGGCAGGGACGTTCGCACGCCGTGGCACTGGCTCGTCAGGGCGCCGACGTCGTGCTCGTCGACGCACCGGCTCCGGTGGCTTCCGTCAGCTACGGGCTGGGCACGGAGTCCGACCTGAGCGACACGGTCAAACTGGTCGAAGAGCAGGGCCGGACCGCACTTGCCGTCCAGGGCGACGTGCGGAAGCCGGCCGATCTGCGGCGTGCCGTCACGCGGGCCGTCGAGGAGTTCGGGCACGTGGACATCCTGCTCGCCAACGCCGGCATCACCTCCTACGGGAAACTGTCCGAAATGGACGACCAGCAGTGGCAGGACATGATCGACATCAACCTGACCGGAGTCGCCAACAGTATCCGCGCCGTACTGCCGCATATGCTCGACCGCTCCTACGGCCGCATCGTGGTGACCTCCTCACAGGCCGCGCGACGCGGAATGCCGAACCTGGCCCATTACTGCGCGGCCAAATGGGGCCTGATCGGGCTCGTCAAAACGGTGGCACTGGAGGTCGCGCCGTCGCTGGGCATCACCTGCAACGCCGTGCTGCCCGGCGGGGTGGACACGCCGATGATGCGCCACGACGAGGTTTACCAGGTCTTCGCGCCCGAGCTGGCGGCTCCGACCGTCGAGGACCTGGAAGAACGGTTACGGCGCTTCAATCCGATGCCGACGGCGTGGATCGAGCCGAGCGACATCTCTCACGGCGTGCTGTATCTCGTGAGCGACGAGGCGCGTTATGTGTCGGGGGCGACGCTCGATATCGCCGCGGCGTTCAACGCGTCCTGA
- a CDS encoding SDR family NAD(P)-dependent oxidoreductase, translating to MAVEVSLTGRVAVVAGAGRGIGAAVARRFADAGAAVAVVDSRLDRAEATAEAIRASGGTSVPILADLLDARSGTRIVTDTVRNLGRIDILATVAGGSWAYVPYRRMHEVADDEWELIHQLNLTYVFRLARETIRTFLSQGHGGAIVHIGSIAGVLSSPSAVAYGAAKAGIVSLTRSVAHEYGPDGIRVNCVAPGRIETPATTPAAGERMADFTNSIPLRRTGNAGEVADAVLFLASDLARYITGQTLLVDGGATATPGLLPASDTPTPC from the coding sequence ATGGCGGTGGAGGTCTCGCTGACCGGACGGGTCGCCGTGGTCGCGGGGGCAGGCCGCGGGATCGGCGCGGCGGTAGCCAGGCGGTTTGCCGATGCCGGCGCCGCGGTCGCCGTCGTCGACTCCCGCCTCGACCGCGCGGAGGCCACCGCCGAGGCGATTCGCGCCTCGGGCGGTACGAGTGTCCCGATCCTGGCAGACCTGCTCGACGCGCGCAGCGGCACGCGGATCGTGACGGACACCGTCCGGAACCTCGGCCGAATCGACATCCTCGCCACCGTCGCCGGAGGCTCGTGGGCCTACGTGCCCTACCGGCGGATGCACGAGGTGGCCGACGACGAGTGGGAGCTCATCCACCAGCTCAACCTCACCTACGTGTTCCGGCTGGCCCGGGAAACGATCCGCACCTTTCTGTCGCAGGGACATGGCGGGGCGATCGTCCACATCGGATCAATCGCCGGCGTCCTCAGCTCACCGAGCGCGGTGGCCTACGGCGCCGCCAAGGCGGGAATCGTCTCGCTCACCCGCAGCGTCGCCCACGAATACGGTCCCGACGGAATCCGCGTCAACTGTGTGGCACCGGGACGGATCGAGACTCCGGCGACCACCCCTGCCGCCGGAGAACGCATGGCCGACTTCACGAACAGCATCCCCCTGCGGCGCACCGGCAACGCGGGAGAGGTCGCGGATGCCGTGTTGTTCCTGGCCTCCGACCTCGCCCGGTACATCACGGGCCAGACCCTTCTCGTGGACGGCGGGGCCACGGCAACCCCAGGGCTGCTGCCCGCGAGTGACACGCCCACCCCATGCTGA
- a CDS encoding serine hydrolase domain-containing protein: MAVQGNWEDRFAPVAKILERNLASGADVGASVAVMHEGRPVVDLWGGWVDQAHTRPWARDTITNVWSNTKTVTALAALILIDRGELDPYAPVATYWPEFAANGKERIEVRHILSHTSGVAGWDIPVTMDDVYDPDRSVELLAAQAPWWEPGTAGGYHGLSIGHLVGELVRRVTGLSLGKFVAREIAGPLSADFHIGLPESEDPRISPLILPPPGPAFDEALVDIDKDSVGYKLTVAGLATDPATTWDVQWRRSEICGAGNGHGNARSLATIQAIVSHGGEFQGVRLLSQKTCDLIFQEQAKGVDLYLGLPIRWGIGYALSYPEAFPYLPDGRVCFWAGWGGSMVINDLDRRLTFAYVMNRMEPGVLGTYQGIVGGVRSEELIRATYAALDA; encoded by the coding sequence ATGGCCGTTCAGGGAAACTGGGAAGATCGTTTCGCCCCAGTCGCAAAGATTCTGGAGAGAAACCTCGCCTCTGGGGCGGATGTCGGGGCGTCGGTCGCCGTGATGCACGAAGGGCGGCCGGTCGTCGATCTCTGGGGTGGCTGGGTGGATCAGGCGCACACCAGGCCGTGGGCGCGGGACACGATCACGAACGTCTGGTCCAACACCAAAACCGTGACAGCACTGGCGGCGCTGATCCTCATCGACCGCGGCGAACTCGACCCCTACGCTCCCGTCGCGACCTACTGGCCGGAGTTCGCGGCGAACGGCAAGGAGCGGATCGAGGTCCGGCACATCCTTTCCCACACGTCTGGTGTCGCCGGCTGGGACATTCCGGTCACGATGGACGACGTCTACGACCCGGACAGGTCAGTCGAGTTGCTCGCCGCGCAGGCGCCGTGGTGGGAGCCCGGCACGGCCGGCGGCTACCACGGGCTGAGCATCGGCCACCTGGTGGGCGAGCTCGTCCGGCGCGTGACAGGACTGAGCTTGGGTAAGTTCGTCGCGCGGGAGATCGCCGGCCCGCTGAGCGCGGACTTCCACATCGGACTCCCGGAGTCCGAGGACCCACGGATCTCCCCGCTGATTCTCCCGCCGCCCGGCCCGGCCTTCGACGAAGCGCTGGTTGACATCGACAAGGACAGCGTGGGCTACAAGCTCACGGTCGCCGGGCTGGCCACCGACCCGGCGACCACCTGGGATGTGCAGTGGCGACGGTCGGAGATCTGCGGTGCGGGCAACGGTCACGGCAATGCGCGTTCGCTGGCGACCATCCAGGCGATCGTGTCGCACGGCGGCGAGTTCCAGGGTGTCCGGCTGCTTTCGCAGAAGACCTGCGATCTGATCTTCCAGGAACAGGCCAAGGGCGTCGATCTCTATCTGGGACTGCCCATCCGCTGGGGCATCGGTTACGCCCTGTCCTACCCGGAAGCCTTTCCTTATCTGCCGGACGGTCGCGTGTGTTTCTGGGCGGGTTGGGGCGGTTCGATGGTGATCAACGACCTCGATCGGCGGCTGACCTTCGCCTATGTCATGAACCGGATGGAGCCCGGCGTTCTCGGTACCTATCAGGGAATCGTCGGCGGTGTCCGAAGCGAGGAGCTGATCCGGGCCACTTATGCCGCGCTCGACGCGTAG
- a CDS encoding acetoacetate--CoA ligase — MSAPRVLWEPTPDSIAGTRLHRFATWVSARRGITFGDPTDYDAVWRWSVDHLDQFWADLAVWTGLLTEPPGPALANPDMPGAVWFPDVRLNFAEQALKNGADRHPALVMVDENLETFEVTWASLRARVGAFADTLRRLGVRRGDRVAGYLPTGPEAVVAFLGAAAIGAVWTVCASDFGPSAVLARLAQVEPVVLVAADGYRFNGKEYDRREQIAEIRAALRTLRATIIVPVLHPADDRDGTTPWGAAVANEQEPRFEQLPFDHPLWIVYSSGTTGLPKGIVQGHGGIALEQWKQAALHNDIGPGDRFYWYASTGWIMWNIATSALLSGATVVVHNGSPSYPSLDMQFAVAEKTGITYLGTSAGYLTACEKAELRPQDRFDLSSLRTIGSTGSPLPASTFEWVYRSVKPDVFLSSSSGGTDIASGFIGGSTLLPVVAGELQRPMLGVSVESWNDSGQPVVGELGELVVTKPMPSMPWGLWGDDGGERYRATYFEPWPGVWRHGDWLEITDRGTCRIMGRSDSTLNRGGVRMGTAEIYAAVDTMPEISDSLVLGVEQPDGTYYMPLFVHLVAGAELSGALVATIRAAIRAKASPRHVPDEVIAVPGIPRTRTGKRIEVPLKRLFQGVAAEKALNATSLDNPASLATFVELAENRSTSWRKPR; from the coding sequence ATGAGCGCACCGAGGGTGCTGTGGGAGCCCACGCCTGATTCCATCGCCGGGACCCGGCTGCACCGGTTCGCTACCTGGGTCTCGGCACGCCGTGGAATCACCTTCGGCGACCCCACCGATTACGACGCCGTGTGGCGCTGGTCGGTCGACCACCTCGACCAGTTCTGGGCAGATCTGGCTGTCTGGACCGGCCTGCTGACGGAGCCGCCCGGCCCCGCTTTGGCGAACCCGGACATGCCGGGTGCCGTGTGGTTCCCGGACGTTCGGCTCAACTTCGCCGAACAGGCTCTCAAGAACGGCGCCGACCGGCATCCCGCCTTGGTCATGGTGGACGAGAATCTCGAAACCTTCGAGGTGACGTGGGCATCGTTGCGTGCTCGGGTGGGAGCCTTCGCCGACACGTTGCGACGCCTCGGTGTACGACGGGGTGACCGGGTCGCCGGTTACCTGCCGACCGGGCCCGAGGCGGTGGTCGCCTTTCTCGGCGCTGCCGCGATCGGTGCTGTGTGGACAGTGTGCGCGTCCGACTTCGGTCCCAGTGCTGTTCTTGCCCGGCTCGCTCAGGTCGAGCCGGTCGTTCTGGTGGCCGCCGACGGGTACCGGTTCAACGGGAAGGAGTACGACCGGCGCGAGCAGATCGCCGAGATACGGGCGGCGCTGCGCACTCTGCGTGCCACGATCATCGTGCCGGTGCTGCACCCGGCCGACGACCGCGACGGGACCACGCCGTGGGGTGCCGCGGTCGCGAACGAACAGGAGCCACGGTTCGAGCAGCTGCCCTTCGACCATCCATTGTGGATCGTCTACTCCTCGGGGACGACAGGGCTGCCGAAGGGCATCGTGCAGGGCCATGGCGGGATCGCCCTCGAACAGTGGAAGCAGGCCGCACTGCACAACGACATCGGCCCTGGTGACCGCTTCTACTGGTACGCGTCGACGGGGTGGATCATGTGGAACATCGCCACCTCGGCACTGCTGTCCGGGGCAACCGTCGTCGTCCACAACGGCAGCCCTTCCTATCCGTCACTGGACATGCAGTTCGCCGTTGCCGAAAAGACCGGGATCACTTATCTCGGGACCAGTGCCGGCTATCTGACCGCCTGCGAAAAAGCCGAACTTCGTCCACAAGACCGGTTCGACCTGTCCTCGCTACGGACGATCGGCTCGACGGGATCCCCGCTACCCGCGTCGACCTTCGAGTGGGTCTATCGCTCGGTCAAGCCGGATGTGTTTCTGAGTTCCTCCTCGGGGGGCACCGACATCGCCAGCGGTTTTATCGGTGGCAGCACGTTGCTTCCGGTCGTGGCCGGTGAGCTGCAGCGGCCGATGCTCGGTGTCTCCGTCGAGTCCTGGAACGACAGCGGTCAGCCGGTCGTGGGTGAGCTGGGGGAGCTCGTCGTGACCAAGCCCATGCCCTCCATGCCTTGGGGATTGTGGGGAGATGACGGCGGCGAGCGTTACCGGGCAACGTACTTCGAGCCCTGGCCGGGTGTGTGGCGGCACGGGGACTGGCTCGAGATCACCGACCGGGGCACCTGCCGGATCATGGGCCGGTCCGATTCGACACTCAACCGTGGCGGCGTCCGGATGGGCACCGCCGAGATCTACGCGGCCGTCGACACGATGCCGGAAATTTCCGACTCGCTCGTGCTGGGCGTGGAACAACCGGACGGTACCTACTACATGCCACTGTTCGTGCACCTCGTGGCCGGCGCCGAGCTCAGCGGCGCCCTCGTCGCCACCATCCGCGCGGCCATCCGGGCCAAGGCAAGCCCCCGCCACGTGCCCGACGAGGTCATCGCGGTGCCCGGTATCCCGCGCACCCGGACCGGTAAACGCATCGAAGTGCCCCTCAAACGGCTTTTCCAAGGCGTCGCCGCGGAAAAGGCGCTGAACGCCACATCGCTCGACAATCCCGCAAGCTTGGCCACCTTCGTCGAGCTTGCCGAAAACCGGTCCACATCCTGGAGGAAACCGCGGTGA
- a CDS encoding cupin domain-containing protein has protein sequence MDRLLTWKSGWDKENPLDIRTGLVGKDDGAWVAGPVPGARYRDLGLAEATGGLLGARHVRGAGTTDWQFHELDFQWFFVLKGELKIRTEDGRDLTLGKGASAYQPPFWRHEIYAVSDDYEAIEVTGPAGFETVAGRDAVKPVRAEDFAHLKGIYTFDEPGEYVRGDGPRAWSLYRDLGTRGPTDGRVHIHIIKLDYEQPSPPGGTGEHRHTMAQWFLPLRGWIDISAEGQPDRRLHAGDFMMLSRGAAHNAFDASRDYMTLEFCVPADYETVAP, from the coding sequence ATGGACCGATTGCTGACGTGGAAGTCCGGCTGGGACAAGGAAAACCCGCTGGATATCCGAACAGGACTGGTCGGTAAGGACGACGGCGCGTGGGTCGCGGGTCCGGTGCCGGGCGCGCGGTACCGCGATCTGGGGCTGGCCGAGGCCACCGGCGGCCTGCTCGGCGCACGGCACGTCCGCGGCGCCGGCACAACCGATTGGCAGTTTCACGAACTGGACTTCCAGTGGTTCTTCGTGCTGAAAGGTGAGCTCAAGATCCGCACCGAGGACGGCCGGGACCTCACGCTCGGCAAGGGCGCCTCGGCCTACCAGCCACCGTTCTGGCGGCACGAGATCTACGCTGTGTCCGATGACTACGAGGCCATCGAGGTCACCGGTCCCGCCGGCTTCGAGACGGTCGCCGGCCGGGATGCGGTCAAGCCGGTGCGTGCCGAAGATTTCGCGCACTTGAAAGGGATCTACACCTTCGACGAGCCGGGCGAGTACGTCCGCGGTGACGGCCCGCGCGCCTGGTCGCTGTACCGCGATCTGGGTACGCGCGGACCCACGGACGGCCGGGTGCACATCCACATCATCAAGCTCGATTACGAGCAGCCTTCGCCGCCCGGCGGCACCGGCGAACACCGCCACACGATGGCGCAGTGGTTCCTGCCACTCCGGGGCTGGATCGACATTTCCGCGGAGGGACAACCAGATCGGCGCCTTCACGCCGGGGATTTCATGATGTTGTCACGGGGTGCGGCCCACAACGCGTTCGACGCGTCCCGGGATTACATGACGCTGGAATTCTGCGTACCGGCCGACTACGAGACGGTGGCGCCGTGA